The following proteins are encoded in a genomic region of Solea senegalensis isolate Sse05_10M linkage group LG5, IFAPA_SoseM_1, whole genome shotgun sequence:
- the LOC122769580 gene encoding electrogenic sodium bicarbonate cotransporter 1-like isoform X6 → MSGNKKVEDEAVLDRGASLQKHKCDDEEVEGHHTIYIGVHVPKSYRRRRRHRRKTGHKDRKERSTEGTLDKSDNDETSNSILKPLISPAAERIRFILGEEDDGPAPPQLFTELDELLSVDGQEMEWKETARWIKFEEKVEKGGERWSKPHVATLSLHSLFELRTCIEKGTIMLDMEASTLPQVVDMITDNQIEIGQLKAELKDKVMYTLLRKHRKQTKKSNLRSLADIGKTVSSASRLFSNQENDSPATAHKNLTSNSMNDISDKPVKDQLRNKFMKKLPRDAEASNVLVGEVDFLDAPFVAFVRLHQAVMLGALTEVPVPTRFLFILLGPKGKAKSYHEIGRAIATLMSDEIFHDIAYKAKDRQDLLAGIDEFLDEVIVLPPGEWDPAIRIEPPKSLPSSDKRKNMYAGGDSQMNGDMPHDGGHGGGGGGEGGGGGGGGHTVGDELQKTGRFCGGLILDIKRKAPFFISDFTDAIHIQALSAILFIYLGTVTNAITFGGLLGDATENMQGVLESFLGTAIAGGVFCLLAGQPLTILSSTGPVLVFERLLFNFSRDNQFDYLEFRLWIGLWSAFLCLVLVATDASFLVQYFTRFTEEGFSCLISFIFIYDAFKKMLKLAHHYPINSDYDLDYVTQYDCLCMAPTVAENTTDILGDPLEGTSVWYWNNTGLPMNTTWSSLSKTDCLKYKGELVGKSCEFIPDITLMSFILFFGTYACSMSLKKFKTSRFFPTTVRNLISDFAIVLAILIFCGVDMLVGVDTPKLIVPSEFKPTSPKRGWFVPPFGANPWWVYLVSSVPALLVTILIFMDQQITAVIVNRKEHKLKKGAGYHLDLFWVAILMVVCSFMCLPWYVAATVISIAHIDSLKMETETSAPGEQPKFLGVREQRVTGVFVFILTGLSVLMAPILKFIPMPVLYGVFLYMGVASLNGVQFMDRLKLLLMPAKHQPDLIYLRHVPLRKVHLFTFLQVLCLALLWILKSTVAAIIFPVMILALVAVRKGMDYMFSQLDLSYLDDVIPEKDKKKKEDEKKGSIDSDAEDERSLHHSLSDIHRAEKFHYYQGNCLSSPEMSPLKSVPQIRIEMEPDDDNPFYWKSRGTETTL, encoded by the exons TCTCACCGGCAGCAGAGAGGATCCGCTTCATCCTTGGGGAGGAGGATGATGGCCCGGCTCCCCCTCAACTCTTCACTGAGTTGGATGAGCTGCTGTCAGTGGATGGACAGGAGATGGAGTGGAAGGAGACGGCCAG GTGGATTAAGTTTGAGGAGAAGGTAGAGAAAGGAGGTGAACGCTGGAGTAAACCTCACGTGGCGACGCTGTCCTTACACAGTCTGTTTGAACTGCGGACGTGCATCGAGAAAGGCACCATCATGCTGGACATGGAAGCTTCCACTCTTCCTCAGGTTGTTG ACATGATCACTGACAACCAGATTGAGATCGGGCAGCTGAAAGCCGAACTGAAGGACAAAGTGATGTACACGTTGCTACGGAAACATCGCAAACAGACCAAGAAGTCCAACCTGCGCTCTCTGGCCGACATCGGCAAGACGGTCTCCAGTGCAAGTAGGCTGTTTTCCAACCAGGAAAACG ATAGTCCAGCCACGGCCCACAAGAACCTGACGTCCAACAGCATGAACGACATTTCTGACAAGCCAGTAAAAGATCAG CTGAGGAACAAGTTCATGAAGAAGTTGCCAAGAGACGCCGAGGCCTCCAACGTGCTGGTGGGGGAGGTGGATTTCCTTGATGCCCCGTTTGTGGCGTTTGTTCGTCTGCACCAAGCTGTGATGCTGGGAGCCTTGACGGAGGTTCCTGTGCCCACAAG ATTCTTATTCATCCTGCTTGGACCCAAAGGCAAAGCAAAGTCATACCACGAGATTGGCAGAGCAATCGCAACGCTGATGTCCGATGAG ATTTTCCATGACATTGCGTATAAGGCCAAGGACAGACAGGACCTGCTGGCTGGTATCGATGAGTTCCTGGATGAGGTGATTGTGCTTCCTCCCGGAGAGTGGGACCCCGCCATCAGGATAGAGCCTCCAAAGTCTCTACCGTCCTCTGACAAAAG GAAAAACATGTACGCAGGAGGGGATTCTCAGATGAATGGAGACATGCCTCATGATGGAGGTCacggaggaggtggaggaggtgaaggaggaggaggaggaggaggaggacacactgTAGGGGATGAGCTACAGAAGACAGGAAG GTTTTGTGGCGGTCTCATACTTGACATCAAAAGAAAAGCGCCTTTCTTCATCAGTGACTTCACTGACGCTATTCACATTCAGGCCCTGTCGGCCATATTGTTTATTTACCTGGGAACTGTGACAAACGCCATCACCTTTGGTGGCCTGCTGGGGGACGCTACAGAAAACATGCAG GGTGTGTTGGAGAGTTTTCTGGGTACAGCGATTGCTGGCGGGGTCTTTTGTCTGCTGGCTGGTCAACCCCTCACCATCCTCAGCAGTACTGGTCCTGTTCTGGTGTTTGAAAGGCTGCTCTTCAACTTCAGCAG AGATAACCAGTTTGATTACCTGGAGTTCCGCCTGTGGATTGGTCTGTGGTCGGCGTTCCTCTGCTTGGTGCTCGTGGCCACTGATGCCAGCTTCCTGGTTCAGTACTTCACACGGTTCACTGAGGAAGGCTTCTCCTGCCTCAtcagcttcatcttcatctaTGACGCGTTCAAGAAGATGCTCAAGCTCGCTCACCACTACCCCATCAACTCTGATTATGACCTGGACTACGTAACGCAGTACGACTGTCTCTGTATGGCCCCTACTGTTGCTG AAAACACTACAGATATTCTTGGAGATCCTTTAGAGGGCACTTCAGTCTGGTACTGGAACAACACTGGTCTG CCAATGAACACCACGTGGTCGTCCCTCTCAAAGACAGACTGCCTGAAGTACAAAGGGGAGCTGGTGGGCAAGTCCTGCGAATTTATCCCAGACATCACCCTCATGTCCTTCATCTTGTTCTTTGGCACCTACGCCTGCTCAATGAGTCTGAAGAAGTTCAAGACCAGCCGATTTTTCCCCACCACT GTGAGGAATCTCATCAGTGACTTTGCCATCGTCCTGGCCATCCTCATCTTTTGTGGAGTCGATATGCTTGTCGGAGTCGATACTCCTAAACTTATTGTGCCAAGTGAATTCAAG CCAACAAGTCCTAAGAGAGGCTGGTTTGTCCCACCGTTTGGAGCAAACCCCTGGTGGGTTTACCTGGTATCATCTGTCCCTGCCCTGCTAGTCACTATACTGATCTTCATGGACCAACAGATTACTGCTGTGATTGTCAACAGGAAGGAACACAAACTGAAG AAAGGGGCAGGTTACCATCTGGATCTGTTCTGGGTGGCTATTCTGATGGTGGTTTGCTCCTTCATGTGTTTGCCGTGGTATGTGGCTGCCACCGTCATCTCTATTGCTCACATCGACAGTCTAAAGATGGAGACAGAAACATCGGCTCCGGGAGAGCAGCCAAAATTCTTGGGTGTGAG aGAGCAGAGGGtcactggtgtgtttgtgttcatcctGACAGGATTGTCTGTACTCATGGCTCCAATTTTAAAG TTCATCCCCATGCCTGTGTTGTATGGAGTCTTCTTATACATGGGAGTTGCCTCTCTAAATGGAGTACAG ttTATGGATCGTCTGAAGCTGTTACTGATGCCAGCTAAACACCAGCCCGACCTGATTTACCTGCGACATGTTCCCCTCAGAAAGGTCCACCTCTTCACCTTCCTCCAGGTGCTTTGCTTGGCTCTGCTCTGGATCCTCAAATCCACAGTGGCTGCCATAATTTTCCCTGTTATG ATCCTTGCTCTGGTGGCTGTCAGGAAAGGAATGGACTACATGTTCTCTCAGCTTGACCTCAGCtacttggatgatgtcatcccagagaaggacaagaagaagaaggaggatgAGAAGAAGGGCAGCATCGACAGCGATGCTGAAGAT GAGAGAAGTCTCCATCATTCCTTGAGCGACATACATCGTGCTGAGAAATTTCACTATTACCAGGGCAACTGCTTGTCTAG ccCTGAGATGAGTCCATTGAAGTCTGTGCCTCAGATTAGAATAGAAATGGAACCAGATGATGATAATCCATTCTACTGGAAGAGCAGAGGAACTGAAACAACCCTGTAG
- the LOC122769580 gene encoding electrogenic sodium bicarbonate cotransporter 1-like isoform X7 — MSGNKKVEDEAVLDRGASLQKHKCDDEEVEGHHTIYIGVHVPKSYRRRRRHRRKTGHKDRKERSTEGTLDKSDNDETSNSILKPLISPAAERIRFILGEEDDGPAPPQLFTELDELLSVDGQEMEWKETARWIKFEEKVEKGGERWSKPHVATLSLHSLFELRTCIEKGTIMLDMEASTLPQVVDMITDNQIEIGQLKAELKDKVMYTLLRKHRKQTKKSNLRSLADIGKTVSSANSPATAHKNLTSNSMNDISDKPVKDQLRNKFMKKLPRDAEASNVLVGEVDFLDAPFVAFVRLHQAVMLGALTEVPVPTRFLFILLGPKGKAKSYHEIGRAIATLMSDEIFHDIAYKAKDRQDLLAGIDEFLDEVIVLPPGEWDPAIRIEPPKSLPSSDKRKNMYAGGDSQMNGDMPHDGGHGGGGGGEGGGGGGGGHTVGDELQKTGRFCGGLILDIKRKAPFFISDFTDAIHIQALSAILFIYLGTVTNAITFGGLLGDATENMQGVLESFLGTAIAGGVFCLLAGQPLTILSSTGPVLVFERLLFNFSRDNQFDYLEFRLWIGLWSAFLCLVLVATDASFLVQYFTRFTEEGFSCLISFIFIYDAFKKMLKLAHHYPINSDYDLDYVTQYDCLCMAPTVAENTTDILGDPLEGTSVWYWNNTGLPMNTTWSSLSKTDCLKYKGELVGKSCEFIPDITLMSFILFFGTYACSMSLKKFKTSRFFPTTVRNLISDFAIVLAILIFCGVDMLVGVDTPKLIVPSEFKPTSPKRGWFVPPFGANPWWVYLVSSVPALLVTILIFMDQQITAVIVNRKEHKLKKGAGYHLDLFWVAILMVVCSFMCLPWYVAATVISIAHIDSLKMETETSAPGEQPKFLGVREQRVTGVFVFILTGLSVLMAPILKFIPMPVLYGVFLYMGVASLNGVQFMDRLKLLLMPAKHQPDLIYLRHVPLRKVHLFTFLQVLCLALLWILKSTVAAIIFPVMILALVAVRKGMDYMFSQLDLSYLDDVIPEKDKKKKEDEKKGSIDSDAEDERSLHHSLSDIHRAEKFHYYQGNCLSSPEMSPLKSVPQIRIEMEPDDDNPFYWKSRGTETTL; from the exons TCTCACCGGCAGCAGAGAGGATCCGCTTCATCCTTGGGGAGGAGGATGATGGCCCGGCTCCCCCTCAACTCTTCACTGAGTTGGATGAGCTGCTGTCAGTGGATGGACAGGAGATGGAGTGGAAGGAGACGGCCAG GTGGATTAAGTTTGAGGAGAAGGTAGAGAAAGGAGGTGAACGCTGGAGTAAACCTCACGTGGCGACGCTGTCCTTACACAGTCTGTTTGAACTGCGGACGTGCATCGAGAAAGGCACCATCATGCTGGACATGGAAGCTTCCACTCTTCCTCAGGTTGTTG ACATGATCACTGACAACCAGATTGAGATCGGGCAGCTGAAAGCCGAACTGAAGGACAAAGTGATGTACACGTTGCTACGGAAACATCGCAAACAGACCAAGAAGTCCAACCTGCGCTCTCTGGCCGACATCGGCAAGACGGTCTCCAGTGCAA ATAGTCCAGCCACGGCCCACAAGAACCTGACGTCCAACAGCATGAACGACATTTCTGACAAGCCAGTAAAAGATCAG CTGAGGAACAAGTTCATGAAGAAGTTGCCAAGAGACGCCGAGGCCTCCAACGTGCTGGTGGGGGAGGTGGATTTCCTTGATGCCCCGTTTGTGGCGTTTGTTCGTCTGCACCAAGCTGTGATGCTGGGAGCCTTGACGGAGGTTCCTGTGCCCACAAG ATTCTTATTCATCCTGCTTGGACCCAAAGGCAAAGCAAAGTCATACCACGAGATTGGCAGAGCAATCGCAACGCTGATGTCCGATGAG ATTTTCCATGACATTGCGTATAAGGCCAAGGACAGACAGGACCTGCTGGCTGGTATCGATGAGTTCCTGGATGAGGTGATTGTGCTTCCTCCCGGAGAGTGGGACCCCGCCATCAGGATAGAGCCTCCAAAGTCTCTACCGTCCTCTGACAAAAG GAAAAACATGTACGCAGGAGGGGATTCTCAGATGAATGGAGACATGCCTCATGATGGAGGTCacggaggaggtggaggaggtgaaggaggaggaggaggaggaggaggacacactgTAGGGGATGAGCTACAGAAGACAGGAAG GTTTTGTGGCGGTCTCATACTTGACATCAAAAGAAAAGCGCCTTTCTTCATCAGTGACTTCACTGACGCTATTCACATTCAGGCCCTGTCGGCCATATTGTTTATTTACCTGGGAACTGTGACAAACGCCATCACCTTTGGTGGCCTGCTGGGGGACGCTACAGAAAACATGCAG GGTGTGTTGGAGAGTTTTCTGGGTACAGCGATTGCTGGCGGGGTCTTTTGTCTGCTGGCTGGTCAACCCCTCACCATCCTCAGCAGTACTGGTCCTGTTCTGGTGTTTGAAAGGCTGCTCTTCAACTTCAGCAG AGATAACCAGTTTGATTACCTGGAGTTCCGCCTGTGGATTGGTCTGTGGTCGGCGTTCCTCTGCTTGGTGCTCGTGGCCACTGATGCCAGCTTCCTGGTTCAGTACTTCACACGGTTCACTGAGGAAGGCTTCTCCTGCCTCAtcagcttcatcttcatctaTGACGCGTTCAAGAAGATGCTCAAGCTCGCTCACCACTACCCCATCAACTCTGATTATGACCTGGACTACGTAACGCAGTACGACTGTCTCTGTATGGCCCCTACTGTTGCTG AAAACACTACAGATATTCTTGGAGATCCTTTAGAGGGCACTTCAGTCTGGTACTGGAACAACACTGGTCTG CCAATGAACACCACGTGGTCGTCCCTCTCAAAGACAGACTGCCTGAAGTACAAAGGGGAGCTGGTGGGCAAGTCCTGCGAATTTATCCCAGACATCACCCTCATGTCCTTCATCTTGTTCTTTGGCACCTACGCCTGCTCAATGAGTCTGAAGAAGTTCAAGACCAGCCGATTTTTCCCCACCACT GTGAGGAATCTCATCAGTGACTTTGCCATCGTCCTGGCCATCCTCATCTTTTGTGGAGTCGATATGCTTGTCGGAGTCGATACTCCTAAACTTATTGTGCCAAGTGAATTCAAG CCAACAAGTCCTAAGAGAGGCTGGTTTGTCCCACCGTTTGGAGCAAACCCCTGGTGGGTTTACCTGGTATCATCTGTCCCTGCCCTGCTAGTCACTATACTGATCTTCATGGACCAACAGATTACTGCTGTGATTGTCAACAGGAAGGAACACAAACTGAAG AAAGGGGCAGGTTACCATCTGGATCTGTTCTGGGTGGCTATTCTGATGGTGGTTTGCTCCTTCATGTGTTTGCCGTGGTATGTGGCTGCCACCGTCATCTCTATTGCTCACATCGACAGTCTAAAGATGGAGACAGAAACATCGGCTCCGGGAGAGCAGCCAAAATTCTTGGGTGTGAG aGAGCAGAGGGtcactggtgtgtttgtgttcatcctGACAGGATTGTCTGTACTCATGGCTCCAATTTTAAAG TTCATCCCCATGCCTGTGTTGTATGGAGTCTTCTTATACATGGGAGTTGCCTCTCTAAATGGAGTACAG ttTATGGATCGTCTGAAGCTGTTACTGATGCCAGCTAAACACCAGCCCGACCTGATTTACCTGCGACATGTTCCCCTCAGAAAGGTCCACCTCTTCACCTTCCTCCAGGTGCTTTGCTTGGCTCTGCTCTGGATCCTCAAATCCACAGTGGCTGCCATAATTTTCCCTGTTATG ATCCTTGCTCTGGTGGCTGTCAGGAAAGGAATGGACTACATGTTCTCTCAGCTTGACCTCAGCtacttggatgatgtcatcccagagaaggacaagaagaagaaggaggatgAGAAGAAGGGCAGCATCGACAGCGATGCTGAAGAT GAGAGAAGTCTCCATCATTCCTTGAGCGACATACATCGTGCTGAGAAATTTCACTATTACCAGGGCAACTGCTTGTCTAG ccCTGAGATGAGTCCATTGAAGTCTGTGCCTCAGATTAGAATAGAAATGGAACCAGATGATGATAATCCATTCTACTGGAAGAGCAGAGGAACTGAAACAACCCTGTAG